The following proteins are encoded in a genomic region of Candidatus Atribacteria bacterium:
- a CDS encoding type III pantothenate kinase → MILVIDVGNTHTVIGVYKEEKLLGHWRISTDRNKTEDEYGMLVKSLLFDTNITFSEIESVVISCVIPPVTWILKKMSVDYIKVSPLIVGPGIKTEIYIKTDNPKEVGADRIVNAIAAYKLYGGPVIIVDFGTATTFCAVNKEGVYLGGAITPGIEISAEALFEKTAKLPKIEIIKPKHSIGSNTITAMQSGMFFGYLGLTNELIRRFKRELGEDSVVVATGGQAELIGNECKLIDKINSFLTLQGLRMIYEMNKP, encoded by the coding sequence TTGATTTTAGTCATTGATGTAGGTAATACCCATACGGTAATTGGGGTATATAAAGAAGAGAAATTATTAGGTCATTGGAGAATTTCAACTGATCGAAATAAAACAGAAGATGAATATGGAATGTTGGTCAAGAGCTTGCTTTTTGATACCAATATAACCTTTTCAGAAATTGAATCAGTCGTTATTTCTTGTGTTATTCCGCCTGTAACCTGGATATTAAAAAAGATGTCTGTGGATTATATTAAAGTTTCTCCCCTTATTGTAGGGCCGGGAATAAAAACCGAAATTTATATTAAAACAGATAATCCCAAAGAAGTAGGAGCAGATAGAATTGTCAATGCCATTGCTGCTTATAAATTATATGGTGGACCCGTAATAATTGTAGATTTTGGAACAGCTACTACATTTTGTGCGGTTAATAAAGAGGGGGTTTATCTGGGAGGAGCAATCACTCCAGGGATAGAAATTTCGGCAGAAGCTCTATTTGAAAAGACGGCAAAATTACCCAAGATAGAAATAATAAAACCTAAACATTCAATAGGTAGCAATACTATTACCGCTATGCAATCAGGAATGTTCTTTGGCTATCTTGGCTTAACTAATGAATTAATTAGACGATTTAAGAGAGAATTAGGAGAAGATTCTGTAGTAGTTGCTACTGGTGGTCAAGCTGAATTGATAGGAAATGAATGTAAACTAATTGATAAAATTAATTCTTTCTTGACCTTACAGGGATTACGGATGATATATGAGATGAATAAGCCTTAA